In Nicotiana tabacum cultivar K326 chromosome 19, ASM71507v2, whole genome shotgun sequence, one DNA window encodes the following:
- the LOC107820427 gene encoding aladin-like isoform X1, with amino-acid sequence MAWDASGERLALSYRDGDDLYRGLIAIFDVRRSPLISAFLVGFIRGPGDDPKPIAFSFHDKFKQGPLLSVVSSNTLLSSSCWSSGFCCTYPLIFRSYSSSIVKIQQNFYYQL; translated from the exons ATGGCATGGGATGCTTCAGGAGAGCGTCTAGCCTTATCTTATCGAGATGGGGATGACTTGTACAGGGGTCTTATTGCAATATTTGATGTTAGAAGAAGTCCACTGATTTCAGCGTTTTTGGT TGGGTTCATTAGGGGTCCTGGAGATGACCCCAAGCCAATAGCTTTTTCATTTCATGACAAGTTTAAACAGGGACCATTGCTTTCTGTGGTTAGTTCCAACACACTCTTGAGTTCTTCG TGTTGGAGCAGTGGATTTTGCTGCACTTATCCCCTCATATTCCGCTCTTATAGTTCTTCCATAGTCAAG
- the LOC107820427 gene encoding aladin-like isoform X2, producing MAWDASGERLALSYRDGDDLYRGLIAIFDVRRSPLISAFLVGFIRGPGDDPKPIAFSFHDKFKQGPLLSVCWSSGFCCTYPLIFRSYSSSIVKIQQNFYYQL from the exons ATGGCATGGGATGCTTCAGGAGAGCGTCTAGCCTTATCTTATCGAGATGGGGATGACTTGTACAGGGGTCTTATTGCAATATTTGATGTTAGAAGAAGTCCACTGATTTCAGCGTTTTTGGT TGGGTTCATTAGGGGTCCTGGAGATGACCCCAAGCCAATAGCTTTTTCATTTCATGACAAGTTTAAACAGGGACCATTGCTTTCTGTG TGTTGGAGCAGTGGATTTTGCTGCACTTATCCCCTCATATTCCGCTCTTATAGTTCTTCCATAGTCAAG